Sequence from the Collinsella aerofaciens ATCC 25986 genome:
CGTCTGCTGAGCCTCGGCGAGGCCAAGCTCCAACGGCAGACCCGCATGCCAGATAGAGTCGCGCGCAGCGGCACCCGAGCCGCCATTGTGGCCGCTGATCAAGATCTTGTCGGCAGCACCCTTGGCCACACCGGTGGCGATGGTGCCGACGCCAGCCTCGCTGACCAGCTTGACCGACACGCGCGCGCCGGGGTTGGCGTTCTTAAGGTCAAAGATCAGCTCTGCCAGGTCCTCGATAGAGTAGATGTCGTGGTGCGGCGGAGGCGAGATCAGGCCGATGCCGGGCGTAGACTGACGGACCTCGGCGATCCAGGGGTAGACCTTCTTGCCGGGCAGGTGGCCACCCTCGCCGGGCTTGGCGCCCTGGGCCATCTTGATCTGAATCTCGAAGGCGCTGCACAGATAGCGGCTCATCACGCCAAAGCGCGCACTTGCTACCTGCTTGATGGCGGAGTTCTTGGAGTCTCCGTTAGCCAGCGGGGTCTCGCGACGCGGATCCTCGCCGCCCTCGCCGGAGTTGGAACGGCCGTGCAGGCGGTTCATGGCGATGGCCATGCACTCGTGTGCCTCTTTGCTGATGGAGCCATATGACATGGCGCCGGTGTTAAAGCGGCGGACGATGTTGAGTGCGGACTCGACCTCGTCGAGTGCCACCGGAGTGCGGCCGCTGGCATCAAAGTCCAGCAGGTCGCGCAGGCGCACGGCACGGCCGGTGCGGTGCAGGCGGGCGCTGTACTCCTTAAAGGTGTCGTAGCTGTCCTCACGGCAGGCGGTCTGCAGCAGGTAGACAGTTTGCGGATCGATGAGGTGATCCTCGCCGCCGAGCGGGCGCCACTTGGTCAGACCCAGCGTGGGCAGCTGATCGGGAGCCGGGCTCTTAAGGATAGCGAGCGCGGCGTCGTAGCGCTCATTCTGCTCGCGCTCGACGTCCTCGACACCCATACCGCCCACACGGCTCACCGTGCCGGCGAAGTACGCGTTGACGAACTCCGGAGTGAAGCCCACGGCCTCGAAGATCTGCGCGGAGTGGTAGCTCTGCACCGTGGAGATGCCCATCTTGGACATGATGGAAACGATGCCGGCAGTCGCAGCCTTGTTGTAGTTGGCGATGCCCTGCTCGGCTGTCACGTCCAGATCGCCGTGCGCCGCCAAGTCGCGAATGCACGAATGCGCGTTGTACGGATAGATACCGCTCGCGGAGTAGCCCACCAGTGCAGCAAAGTCGTGCGGGGACACGGCGTCGCCGCACTCCACCACGATGTCGGCAAAGGTACGCACGCCGGCGCGAATCAGGTGGTTGTGCACGCAGCCCACGGCGAGCAGCGACGGTACGGGCACCTCGCCCGCAGCGGCACGATCGCTCAACACCACGATGTTCACGCCGTCGCGGACCGCGGCCTCAACGTCCTCTGCAAGCTGTTTGAGTGCAGCCTGCAGCGCGCCCTCACCCGCGTCGCGGCGGTACACGGCACGGAAACGGCGGGTCTTAAAGCCCACGCGGTCGATGGCGCAGATACGCTCGAACTTCTCCTCGCTCAGCAGTGGGCGCTCCAAGCGCACCAGCTGGCAGGCCGTACGAGAGTCCTCGAGCAGGTTGCCGTGGTTGCCCAGGTAGAGCGTGGTCGAGGTGACCATATGCTCGCGAAGGGCGTCGATCGGCGGGTTCGTGACCTGGGCGAACAGCTGATAGAAGTAGTCAAAGAACGAGCGCGTCTTCTTGGACAGGCAGGCCAGCGGCGCATCGATACCCATCGAGGCGAGCGGCGCCTTGCCCTGCTGGGCCATGGGACGCACGACTTCGTCAACATCATCCCAGTGATACCCGAGCTTGGCCATGCGCACGGCGGCGGGCACCTCGGTATCCTCGGCGGGCGCGGGCGCGACGGGCTTGTCGAGCGCGTCGACGGTCAGCGTCTCCTCGGCGATCCAGTCGCGATAGGGCTTTTCCTTGGCGTAACGGGCGCGCAGCTCGTCGTTGTAGATGACGCGGCCGCGGGCAAAATCGACCTCGAGCATCTGGCCCGGTCCCAGACAGCCGCTCGTCAGGATGTTCTCGGGGCTCACCTCGATGGTGCCCACCTCGCTCGCCAGCATAAAGCGGCCGTCGCGCGTCACGTAGTAGCGGGCGGGGCGCAGGCCGTTACGGTCGAGGGCGGCACCCAGGGTACGGCCGTCGGTAAAGGCGATAGCGGCAGGACCGTCCCACGGCTCCATGAGCATGGACTGGTAAGCGTCGTAGGCGCGGCGCTCCTCACTCAGGCTGTCGTTGTGGTCCCACGGCTCAGGCAGTAACATGGACGCGGCACGCGTAAGCGGGCGACCGTTCATGACCAAAAACTCAAGCACGTTGTCCAGAATCGCGGAGTCGGAACCCTCGCGGTTAATGATGGGCATCACGCGCTCAAGATCGTGCTGCAGCACGGGGCTGTACAGGTTGGGTTCGCGGGCGCGGATCCAGTTGACATTGCCCTTGAGGGTGTTGATCTCGCCGTTGTGGATGATAAAGCGGTTGGGGTGCGCGCGCTCCCAACTGGGCGTGGTGTTGGTGGAGTAGCGCGAGTGGACGAGCGCCACGGCCGTCTTGACGGCGGCGTCGTTGAGATCGATGAAGAAGCGGCGCATCTGCGTGGCGACCAGCATACCCTTGTACACGATGGTGCGCAAGCTCATGGAGCACACGTAGAAGATCTTGTCGCGCAGGGCAAACTCGGCGTCGGCCTTTTTCTCGATGGTGCGGCGGCACACGTATAGGCGGCGCTCAAAGGCATCACCGGCGGGCGTGTCGTCCGGACGGCCCAGGAAGGCCTGCAGGATGGTAGGCATGCAGGCGCGGGCCGTCTCGCCCAGGTCGTGCGGGTCGACCGGCACCTCACGCCAAAAGAGCAGCGGAACGCCGGCTTCGGCGCAGCCCTCCTCAAACACGCGACGGGCATCCTCTACGCCCTTGCCGTCCTGCGGGAAGAACAGCATGGCCACGCCATAGTCGCCCTCTGCCGGCAGAATCTGGCCGCACTTTTGGGCCTCTTTACGGAAAAAGTGATGCGGAACCTGGAACAGGATGCCGGCGCCGTCGCCGGTGTTCTTCTCGAGTCCCGTGCCGCCGCGGTGCTCCAAGTTGACCAGAATGGACAGTGCGTCGTCCAGGATCTGGTGATGGCGCTCGCCGTTGATATCGGCAAGCGCGCCGATGCCGCATGCATCGTGGTCGAATTCGGGGCGATAAAGGCCCTGCTGTTGAGCGGAATCTGCCTGCATCGCGATCCTCCCCTAGCTATTAGACAGTCAGTTGACTAGGCATACTAGGTGCATCGCCGGCCCGTTGTGTTTCCCGCCCGTTTCGAAACAATCGCGTAACGCACGCCCTACGAGTGGACACCGCCGACCTCAAGGACGGCAACAAGGGCCCAAGTTCGACCTGTAAACTCACCGCTTCAAACATCTCAATCTGTAACAGGAGGAGCCGATTTTGGCGCTTAGATGTTACAGATTGAGATTTTCTGCAGGACAGTTTTGGTTTATCTCAATCTGTAACACGAAGGGCCGGTTTTTGCAGCTAACTGTTACAGATCGAGATATTCCATAGGACCATTTCTTCCTGTCTTGATCTGTAACACCTAGACCCAATTTCCATCCCCAGTTGTTACAGATCAAGACATTTCGGCAATCCCCTTTCCCCACCCCATTCAAATACAACAATTTTGTTAGTCTTGGTTAACTTTTTAGCATAAAACGGGTATCCTTTGCGGCGTCAAACAAACGGCACGCAGGAGCTCACCATGCTCAACCATCTCAAACAACACTTTGGCTCGCACCGCACCGGAGGCCACGGAGGTCTGGATATCGCCCGGCATATCGGCCCCGGGCTGCTCGTGACCGTCGGCTTTATCGATCCGGGCAACTGGGCCTCCAACATGGCCGCCGGCTCGCAGTTTGGCTACGCGCTGCTGTGGATCGTCACGCTGTCCACGATCATGCTGATCGTCTTGCAGCACAACGCGGCGCACCTGGGCATCGCCACGGGCGCCTGCCTTGCCGAGGCCACGACCCGCTTTCTCCCCCGCTTCGTTGGGCGCACGGTGCTCGCCAGTGCCTATCTCGCGACCATCGCCACCGCCATGGCCGAAGTCCTGGGTGGCGCGATTGCCCTTCAAATGCTCTTTGGGCTGCCCGTGCGCGCGGGCTGCGTCATCGTGGCGGCAGTATCGATGGCGATGCTCATGACGAGCTCCTACAAGCGCGCCGAGCGATGGATCATCGCCTTCGTCGGCGTGGTAGGACTCTCGTTTTTGGCTGAGCTCACGCTGGTCAAGGTCGACTGGCCGCAGGCCGCCGCAAGCTGGATCACACCCAGTATGCCCACCGGCTCGGCCGCGATTATCGTAAGTGTCCTAGGCGCGGTCGTTATGCCTCACAACCTCTTCCTGCACTCCGAGGTCATCCAATCCATGCACTTCGAAGGCCAAGGCGAGCAGGTTATCGAGGAACGTCTGCGCTACGAGCTCTTCGACACGCTCTTTTCGATGGGCGTGGGCTGGGCGATCAACTCGGCCATGGTCATCCTGGCCGCAACGACCTTCTTTGCGCACGGCATTGTCGTAGACGACCTCG
This genomic interval carries:
- the gltB gene encoding glutamate synthase large subunit; its protein translation is MQADSAQQQGLYRPEFDHDACGIGALADINGERHHQILDDALSILVNLEHRGGTGLEKNTGDGAGILFQVPHHFFRKEAQKCGQILPAEGDYGVAMLFFPQDGKGVEDARRVFEEGCAEAGVPLLFWREVPVDPHDLGETARACMPTILQAFLGRPDDTPAGDAFERRLYVCRRTIEKKADAEFALRDKIFYVCSMSLRTIVYKGMLVATQMRRFFIDLNDAAVKTAVALVHSRYSTNTTPSWERAHPNRFIIHNGEINTLKGNVNWIRAREPNLYSPVLQHDLERVMPIINREGSDSAILDNVLEFLVMNGRPLTRAASMLLPEPWDHNDSLSEERRAYDAYQSMLMEPWDGPAAIAFTDGRTLGAALDRNGLRPARYYVTRDGRFMLASEVGTIEVSPENILTSGCLGPGQMLEVDFARGRVIYNDELRARYAKEKPYRDWIAEETLTVDALDKPVAPAPAEDTEVPAAVRMAKLGYHWDDVDEVVRPMAQQGKAPLASMGIDAPLACLSKKTRSFFDYFYQLFAQVTNPPIDALREHMVTSTTLYLGNHGNLLEDSRTACQLVRLERPLLSEEKFERICAIDRVGFKTRRFRAVYRRDAGEGALQAALKQLAEDVEAAVRDGVNIVVLSDRAAAGEVPVPSLLAVGCVHNHLIRAGVRTFADIVVECGDAVSPHDFAALVGYSASGIYPYNAHSCIRDLAAHGDLDVTAEQGIANYNKAATAGIVSIMSKMGISTVQSYHSAQIFEAVGFTPEFVNAYFAGTVSRVGGMGVEDVEREQNERYDAALAILKSPAPDQLPTLGLTKWRPLGGEDHLIDPQTVYLLQTACREDSYDTFKEYSARLHRTGRAVRLRDLLDFDASGRTPVALDEVESALNIVRRFNTGAMSYGSISKEAHECMAIAMNRLHGRSNSGEGGEDPRRETPLANGDSKNSAIKQVASARFGVMSRYLCSAFEIQIKMAQGAKPGEGGHLPGKKVYPWIAEVRQSTPGIGLISPPPHHDIYSIEDLAELIFDLKNANPGARVSVKLVSEAGVGTIATGVAKGAADKILISGHNGGSGAAARDSIWHAGLPLELGLAEAQQTLLQNGLRSRVVLEADGKLMDGTDVAVACLLGAEEFGFATMPLISMGCLMQRDCQQDTCPAGIATQNCRLRRGFRGKPEHVEHFMLFVAEQLREVMASLGFRTVDEMVGHPECLRQIEVPGNRKANLLDLSPVLASATCEFGAHIPGADGRHFLPQMAADSELDKTLDSTLFVPYTADARAHLRPIRFRADIANVNRCVGTILGNAVTKAHPEGLPAGSITIDCDGSAGQSFGAFLPRGITLNVCGDANDYFGKGLSGGEVSVRPNPHATYKFDENIIVGNVAFFGATSGRGFINGLAGQRFAVRNSGATVVVEGCGNHGCEYMTGGLALILGEVGQNFAAGMTGGVAYVFDQYGTLDARVNHESVELKAPTAGELAQIRELIQEHVDATQSPRGIKLLYSFETMSKHFVKVIPTEYERVLAIVAAAEAVGKTHAQAEELAFDIVTGRASAADVARFDAAGGAVGAASVAASSVASTKKEA
- a CDS encoding Nramp family divalent metal transporter, with amino-acid sequence MLNHLKQHFGSHRTGGHGGLDIARHIGPGLLVTVGFIDPGNWASNMAAGSQFGYALLWIVTLSTIMLIVLQHNAAHLGIATGACLAEATTRFLPRFVGRTVLASAYLATIATAMAEVLGGAIALQMLFGLPVRAGCVIVAAVSMAMLMTSSYKRAERWIIAFVGVVGLSFLAELTLVKVDWPQAAASWITPSMPTGSAAIIVSVLGAVVMPHNLFLHSEVIQSMHFEGQGEQVIEERLRYELFDTLFSMGVGWAINSAMVILAATTFFAHGIVVDDLAVAADTLSPILGPASSTIFAVALLFAGISSSVTAGMAAGTITAGMFDEEYNIHDRHSSIGVAVCFVGAVAACLIVLNPFEGLIWSQALLSLQLPITVFVLIRLTSSPRVMGKYANSRPLNALLVGIGVIVTILDIVLLTGM